In Juglans microcarpa x Juglans regia isolate MS1-56 chromosome 8D, Jm3101_v1.0, whole genome shotgun sequence, the following are encoded in one genomic region:
- the LOC121242527 gene encoding receptor-like protein kinase 7 gives MLPENISRSWPCLYHCFYLLCFLSLLSGIRSDELQVLMKLKSALQGSNSSVLSSWESTSNSVCGFAGITCNSNGSVVEIELSNQKLTGTLPLDSICQLQSLEKLSLGFNLLHGPITEDLNNCVKLNYLDLGNNLFTGAVPDISSLSELKHLHINNSGFSGSFPWKSLQNKTGLVRLSIGDNPFNPSPIPPEVLKLTKLDWLYLSRCNIQGTIPAGIGNLRELINLEFADNNMTGEIPEEIGNLLNLWQLEIYNNSFTGKLPDSLRNLTKLEKFDASRNRLEGDLSVLRFLTNLVTLQLFENNLSGEVPDELGEFKKLVNLSLYTNKLTGPLPQKLGSWANFDYIDVTDNLLTGPIPPDMCRQGTMMKLLLGNNNFTGQIPATYANCSSLIRFRVNNNWLNGTVPPGIWGLPNLNIIDITSNFIQGLITSDIKYAKSLGQLFAGNNLLSGELPAKISEATSLVSIQLNDNQLSGNIPSGVGDLKLLNVLHLQNNKFSGSVPETLGSCNTLSDINMSNNSLSGRIPSSLGNLPTLNSLDISDNQLSGEIPASFSSLRLSFLDLSHNRLAGPIPQALSIAAYNGSFTGNPGLCILGITSMFRRCPSGSGMSRNVRTLIICFAVGTAILLLFLVRFYYSKKGEKDDQGRSLKDESWDVKSFHVLSFTEDEILDSIKQENLIGKGGSGNVYKVLLSNGRELAVKHIWNSDSSGNGRRKSRSSTSPMLAKRGGRSKEFDSEVQTLSSIRHVNVVKLYCSITSEDSSLLVYEYLPNGSLWDQLHTDQKMQLDWETRYEIAVGAAKGLEYLHHGCEKPVLHRDVKSSNILLDEFLKPRIADFGLAKIVRANGNKDSTHVIAGTHGYIAPEYGYTYKVNEKSDVYSFGVVLMELVSGKRPIEPEFGENKDIVNWVCSNLRNKEMILGMVDSGIPEASKEEAMKVLRIAILCTAALPSLRPTMRSVVQMLEEAQPYRLMKIITAKDDGSKKKEVISTEKKNPEL, from the exons ATGTTGCCGGAAAATATATCCCGGTCGTGGCCATGCCTCTATCATTGTTTCTACCTACTCTGTTTCCTATCCCTTCTCTCCGGTATCCGTTCCGACGAGCTTCAGGTTCTCATGAAGCTGAAATCAGCCCTCCAAGGATCGAACTCCAGCGTCTTGAGTTCTTGGGAGTCGACGTCCAATTCCGTCTGCGGTTTTGCCGGAATCACGTGCAACTCCAACGGTTCGGTTGTGGAAATCGAGCTTTCTAACCAGAAGCTAACTGGGACTCTTCCCCTGGATTCTATTTGTCAGCTCCAATCGTTGGAAAAGCTGTCGCTGGGGTTCAACCTCTTGCACGGTCCGATCACGGAGGACTTGAACAACTGTGTAAAATTGAACTACTTGGATTTGGGAAACAATCTCTTCACCGGAGCGGTTCCGGACATATCCTCTCTCAGCGAGTTAAAGCATCTTCATATCAATAACAGTGGCTTCTCCGGCAGTTTCCCGTGGAAATCACTCCAAAACAAGACGGGTCTAGTCCGGCTCAGCATCGGAGACAACCCATTCAATCCTAGTCCAATTCCACCCGAGGTGTTGAAGCTCACCAAACTGGATTGGCTGTATCTCTCCCGCTGTAATATCCAAGGAACAATCCCGGCTGGGATTGGAAATCTCAGAGAGCTAATTAACTTGGAATTTGCGGACAATAACATGACCGGAGAAATTCCCGAAGAGATTGGGAACCTCTTGAATCTCTGGCAGCTGGAGATCTACAACAACTCGTTTACAGGGAAACTTCCTGACAGTCTGAGAAACCTCACGAAGCTTGAGAAGTTTGACGCTTCTCGGAATCGTCTCGAAGGCGATTTGTCGGTATTGAGGTTCTTGACCAACCTGGTGACTCTGCAACTATTCGAGAACAACCTTTCTGGAGAAGTTCCGGACGAATTGGGCGAGTTCAAGAAGCTCGTGAATCTCTCTCTGTACACTAACAAGTTGACGGGTCCTCTGCCGCAGAAGCTTGGGTCTTGGGCGAACTTCGATTACATAGACGTGACTGACAACTTATTAACAGGTCCAATCCCGCCAGATATGTGCAGGCAGGGTACGATGATGAAGCTTCTCTTAGGCAACAACAATTTCACCGGCCAAATTCCGGCCACCTATGCCAACTGTTCGAGTCTAATTCGTTTCAGAGTCAACAACAACTGGCTTAACGGCACTGTTCCCCCCGGAATCTGGGGATTACCGAACTTGAATATAATCGACATTACGTCCAATTTTATTCAGGGCCTGATCACGTCCGATATCAAGTACGCCAAGTCTCTTGGGCAGTTGTTCGCCGGAAACAATCTCTTATCGGGTGAATTACCTGCCAAGATCTCTGAAGCTACCTCTTTGGTGTCGATTCAGCTGAACGACAATCAGTTATCGGGAAACATTCCTTCGGGTGTGGGTGACTTGAAGCTATTGAATGTTCTTCATCTCCAGAATAACAAGTTCTCTGGTTCAGTACCAGAGACATTGGGTTCTTGTAACACTCTCAGTGACATAAATATGTCTAACAATTCGCTTTCGGGTCGAATCCCATCGTCTCTGGGAAATCTACCGACACTCAACTCTTTGGATATATCAGACAACCAACTTTCGGGAGAAATTCCGGCTAGTTTTTCGTCTCTCCGGCTAAGCTTTCTCGATTTATCCCACAACAGGTTGGCCGGTCCCATACCGCAAGCTCTGTCAATTGCAGCATACAACGGCAGCTTTACTGGGAACCCAGGCCTCTGCATCCTTGGCATCACCTCCATGTTCCGGCGCTGTCCCTCTGGTTCGGGCATGTCCAGGAATGTCCGAACACTCATTATTTGTTTCGCAGTAGGTACGGCCATCCTACTACTGTTTTTGGTGCGGTTCTACTATTCTAAGAAGGGGGAAAAGGATGATCAAGGCCGTTCATTGAAGGACGAATCCTGGGACGTGAAGTCCTTCCACGTGTTGAGCTTTACGGAGGATGAGATTCTTGATTCCATCAAGCAGGAGAATCTAATAGGAAAAGGTGGTTCTGGGAACGTGTACAAAGTGCTACTCTCCAACGGCAGAGAACTTGCAGTCAAGCACATATGGAACTCGGATTCAAGTGGTAATGGCCGGAGAAAGAGCCGGAGCAGCACCTCCCCGATGCTCGCGAAGCGCGGGGGGAGGTCGAAGGAATTCGACAGCGAGGTGCAGACCTTGAGCTCAATAAGGCATGTGAATGTGGTGAAGCTGTATTGTAGTATTACAAGCGAGGATTCGAGCTTGTTGGTGTACGAGTATTTACCAAATGGGAGCCTTTGGGATCAGCTGCACACAGACCAGAAGATGCAGCTTGATTGGGAGACAAGGTACGAGATTGCTGTCGGTGCAGCCAAAGGGTTGGAGTATCTGCATCATGGGTGTGAGAAGCCAGTGCTTCACAGGGATGTGAAGTCTAGTAATATATTGCTGGATGAGTTTTTGAAGCCAAGGATTGCTGATTTTGGACTTGCTAAGATTGTTCGAGCCAATGGTAACAAGGACTCCACCCATGTCATTGCTGGAACACATGGCTACATAGCTCCTG AATATGGGTACACATACAAAGTAAATGAGAAGAGTGATGTGTATAGTTTTGGAGTTGTATTGATGGAACTGGTGTCCGGAAAAAGACCGATAGAGCCGGAGTTTGGGGAGAATAAAGACATAGTGAATTGGGTTTGCAGCAATCTAAGGAACAAGGAGATGATACTTGGTATGGTTGACTCTGGAATTCCAGAGGCTTCAAAGGAAGAGGCTATGAAGGTACTGAGAATTGCAATTCTCTGCACAGCAGCGCTTCCATCTCTTAGACCCACAATGAGAAGCGTTGTGCAAATGCTTGAGGAAGCTCAACCGTATAGATTGATGAAAATTATCACTGCCAAAGATGATGGTAGTAAGAAAAAGGAAGTGATTAGTACAGAGAAAAAGAACCCAGAACTTTAA
- the LOC121242528 gene encoding receptor protein-tyrosine kinase CEPR1-like isoform X2: MAPRSIVFIFLLGLLISLFCLSHAINTNQSQFFTLMKESVSGSSFLSNWDVLGEKAYCNFNGVSCDDQGYVVKLDFSGWLLSGTFPTDVCSYLPKLRVLRLGLNKFSGDFPVSIANCTLLEELNTTHLYQSGVLPDFSPMKSLRMLDLSYNLFKGNFPISIVNLTNMQVLNFNENQGFHLWELPENISRLTSLRIMVLTTCMLHGTIPKAIGDMTSLVDLELSGNYLVGQIPAELGLLKNLQQLELYYNELVGNIPEELGNLTKLTDLDMSVNKLTGNIPESICLLPKLRVLHLYNNSLTGEIPGAIESSTSLTSLSLYGNFLMGEVPPNLGQSSQMIVLDLSENRLSGPLPKEICKGGKLVYFLVLENNFSGRLPESYSKCVSLLRFRVSHNHLEGSIPEGLLSLPRVSIIDLGYNNLDGILADTIGNARNLSELFIQGNRISGVLPSGISQATNLVKIDLSNNLLSGPIPSEIGNLRKLNLLLLQGNMLTSSIPDSLSLLRSLNVLDLSNNQLIGNIPESLSELLPNSINFSNNSLSGPIPISLIKGGLVESFSGNPGLCVLVYVNSSDQSFPICSKVHNRKKVNSIWPIGVSVALIVLGALLFLKRRFSQERAMIEHVEMVSSSFFSYDVKSFHRISFNQHEVIEAMVDKNIVGQGGSGTVYKIELSSGEVVAVKRLWSKKTKETASEDQLFLDRELKTEVDTLGSIRHKNIVKLYCYFSSLDCSLLVYEYMPNGNLWDALHKGWIHLDWPTRHQIALGIAQGLAYLHHDLLPPIIHRDIKSTNILLDVNYQPKVADFGIAKVLQARGGKDYTTTVIAGTYGYLAPGNFLGNFTRMRFDCVKVLSNSYLNLKVSSKKVYNYFQCYSFNLALVLSI; encoded by the exons ATGGCTCCTCGATCTATTGTCTTTATCTTCCTTCTCGGGTTGCTTATTTCACTCTTTTGTCTttctcatgcaatcaatactaACCAGTCTCAATTCTTCACCTTGATGAAAGAGTCTGTCTCCGGAAGCTCCTTCTTGTCCAACTGGGATGTTTTGGGAGAAAAAGCTTACTGCAACTTCAATGGAGTTAGTTGTGATGATCAAGGTTATGTTGTCAAGCTTGATTTCTCTGGTTGGTTACTTTCGGGTACATTCCCAACAGATGTATGCTCGTACTTGCCAAAGTTGCGTGTGCTCCGTCTTGGCCTGAACAAATTCTCCGGCGACTTTCCTGTCAGCATAGCCAATTGCACCCTCTTGGAAGAGCTGAACACGACTCACCTGTATCAATCAGGAGTTCTTCCTGATTTCTCACCGATGAAATCTCTAAGGATGCTTGATTTGTCGTACAATCTCTTTAAGGGCAACTTCCCCATTTCGATCGTTAACCTTACCAATATGCAGGTGCTTAACTTCAATGAAAACCAGGGTTTCCATTTGTGGGAACTCCCAGAGAATATTTCCAGGCTGACGAGTCTTAGAATCATGGTCTTGACAACATGCATGTTGCATGGTACGATCCCAAAAGCAATAGGAGACATGACATCCCTCGTTGATCTTGAACTGAGTGGGAATTACCTCGTGGGTCAAATTCCAGCAGAGCTAGGATTGTTGAAGAATTTGCAGCAACTTGAGCTCTACTACAACGAACTTGTAGGAAATATACCCGAGGAGCTTGGAAATCTAACTAAGCTCACAGATTTGGACATGTCTGTCAATAAATTGACAGGAAATATCCCAGAATCCATTTGTCTTCTTCCCAAGCTCCGAGTCCTACATCTTTACAACAACAGCCTTACAGGAGAAATTCCAGGTGCAATTGAAAGCTCCACATCCTTGACCAGTTTATCACTTTATGGCAATTTTCTGATGGGGGAAGTTCCACCAAATCTAGGGCAATCATCACAAATGATTGTCTTGGACCTGTCGGAAAACCGTCTTTCTGGTCCTTTACCTAAGGAGATTTGCAAAGGAGGTAAATTGGTGTACTTTCttgttcttgaaaataatttctctgGAAGGTTACCTGAAAGTTACTCAAAATGTGTGTCTCTTCTTCGATTTCGAGTTAGTCATAACCATCTGGAGGGGTCCATTCCTGAAGGACTTCTAAGTCTTCCCCGTGTCTCAATCATTGACTTGGGTTACAATAATTTAGATGGTATCCTTGCTGACACAATTGGAAATGCTAGAAACTTGTCAGAACTATTCATTCAGGGCAACAGGATTTCAGGTGTTCTACCTTCTGGAATCTCTCAAGCAACCAATCTGGTGAAGATTGATCTTAGTAATAATCTACTATCTGGTCCAATACCTTCTGAAATTGGCAATTTGAGAAAGCTAAATTTGTTGCTACTACAAGGAAACATGCTCACATCTTCCATCCCAGACTCACTTTCTTTGCTAAGATCTCTCAATGTTCTTGATCTCTCGAACAACCAGCTGATTGGCAATATCCCAGAAAGCCTCTCTGAATTGTTACCCAACTCCATCAACTTTTCAAACAATTCGCTTTCTGGTCCAATTCCAATCTCGTTAATAAAAGGAGGGTTGGTAGAAAGCTTCTCTGGCAACCCAGGTCTGTGTGTGTTAGTCTATGTTAACTCCTCGGATCAAAGCTTCCCCATTTGTTCAAAAGTTCACAACCGAAAGAAAGTAAATTCTATCTGGCCAATTGGAGTTTCGGTTGCTCTCATTGTTCTTGGAGCTCTCCTTTTCCTAAAACGCAGGTTTAGTCAAGAGAGAGCTATGATAGAACATGTTGAGATGGTGTCTTCATCATTCTTCTCATATGATGTAAAAAGCTTCCATCGAATAAGTTTCAACCAACATGAGGTCATCGAAGCCATGGTGGACAAGAACATCGTGGGACAGGGAGGGTCTGGGACAGTGTATAAGATTGAGTTGAGCAGTGGAGAAGTTGTTGCAGTGAAGAGACTTTGGAGTAAAAAGACTAAAGAAACAGCTTCAGAGGATCAATTGTTCCTAGACAGGGAGCTGAAAACTGAGGTCGACACTCTTGGAAGTATAAGGCACAAAAACATAGTCAAGTTGTACTGCTATTTCTCAAGTTTGGATTGCAGTTTGCTGGTTTATGAGTATATGCCGAATGGTAATCTTTGGGATGCCCTTCACAAAGGGTGGATTCATTTGGATTGGCCTACTCGCCATCAGATTGCGCTAGGCATTGCACAGGGTTTGGCGTACCTCCACCATGATCTGCTGCCTCCTATCATTCACAGAGACATCAAGTCAACCAATATCCTTCTAGATGTCAATTACCAACCCAAGGTTGCAGATTTTGGCATAGCCAAGGTTTTACAAGCAAGAGGAGGGAAGGATTATACCACTACCGTAATTGCAGGGACTTATGGCTATCTAGCACCAGGTAATTTTCTAGGCAACTTTACAAGAATGCGATTCGACTGCGTCAAGGTCCTTTCAAATTCTTATCTAAACTTAAAGGTGTCGAGCAAGAAAG tttataactaCTTCCAATGTTATAGTTTCAACTTGGCACTTGTGCTTTCAATTTAG
- the LOC121242528 gene encoding receptor protein-tyrosine kinase CEPR1-like isoform X1, with translation MAPRSIVFIFLLGLLISLFCLSHAINTNQSQFFTLMKESVSGSSFLSNWDVLGEKAYCNFNGVSCDDQGYVVKLDFSGWLLSGTFPTDVCSYLPKLRVLRLGLNKFSGDFPVSIANCTLLEELNTTHLYQSGVLPDFSPMKSLRMLDLSYNLFKGNFPISIVNLTNMQVLNFNENQGFHLWELPENISRLTSLRIMVLTTCMLHGTIPKAIGDMTSLVDLELSGNYLVGQIPAELGLLKNLQQLELYYNELVGNIPEELGNLTKLTDLDMSVNKLTGNIPESICLLPKLRVLHLYNNSLTGEIPGAIESSTSLTSLSLYGNFLMGEVPPNLGQSSQMIVLDLSENRLSGPLPKEICKGGKLVYFLVLENNFSGRLPESYSKCVSLLRFRVSHNHLEGSIPEGLLSLPRVSIIDLGYNNLDGILADTIGNARNLSELFIQGNRISGVLPSGISQATNLVKIDLSNNLLSGPIPSEIGNLRKLNLLLLQGNMLTSSIPDSLSLLRSLNVLDLSNNQLIGNIPESLSELLPNSINFSNNSLSGPIPISLIKGGLVESFSGNPGLCVLVYVNSSDQSFPICSKVHNRKKVNSIWPIGVSVALIVLGALLFLKRRFSQERAMIEHVEMVSSSFFSYDVKSFHRISFNQHEVIEAMVDKNIVGQGGSGTVYKIELSSGEVVAVKRLWSKKTKETASEDQLFLDRELKTEVDTLGSIRHKNIVKLYCYFSSLDCSLLVYEYMPNGNLWDALHKGWIHLDWPTRHQIALGIAQGLAYLHHDLLPPIIHRDIKSTNILLDVNYQPKVADFGIAKVLQARGGKDYTTTVIAGTYGYLAPEYAYSSKATTKCDVYSFGVVLMELITGKKPVELEFGEGKNIIYWVSNKVDTKEGAMEVLDNRLSGSFKDEMIQVLRIAIRCTYKAPALRPTMKEVVQLLIEADPCGFNSCKPSNKTKDASNVTKIKNPFEL, from the exons ATGGCTCCTCGATCTATTGTCTTTATCTTCCTTCTCGGGTTGCTTATTTCACTCTTTTGTCTttctcatgcaatcaatactaACCAGTCTCAATTCTTCACCTTGATGAAAGAGTCTGTCTCCGGAAGCTCCTTCTTGTCCAACTGGGATGTTTTGGGAGAAAAAGCTTACTGCAACTTCAATGGAGTTAGTTGTGATGATCAAGGTTATGTTGTCAAGCTTGATTTCTCTGGTTGGTTACTTTCGGGTACATTCCCAACAGATGTATGCTCGTACTTGCCAAAGTTGCGTGTGCTCCGTCTTGGCCTGAACAAATTCTCCGGCGACTTTCCTGTCAGCATAGCCAATTGCACCCTCTTGGAAGAGCTGAACACGACTCACCTGTATCAATCAGGAGTTCTTCCTGATTTCTCACCGATGAAATCTCTAAGGATGCTTGATTTGTCGTACAATCTCTTTAAGGGCAACTTCCCCATTTCGATCGTTAACCTTACCAATATGCAGGTGCTTAACTTCAATGAAAACCAGGGTTTCCATTTGTGGGAACTCCCAGAGAATATTTCCAGGCTGACGAGTCTTAGAATCATGGTCTTGACAACATGCATGTTGCATGGTACGATCCCAAAAGCAATAGGAGACATGACATCCCTCGTTGATCTTGAACTGAGTGGGAATTACCTCGTGGGTCAAATTCCAGCAGAGCTAGGATTGTTGAAGAATTTGCAGCAACTTGAGCTCTACTACAACGAACTTGTAGGAAATATACCCGAGGAGCTTGGAAATCTAACTAAGCTCACAGATTTGGACATGTCTGTCAATAAATTGACAGGAAATATCCCAGAATCCATTTGTCTTCTTCCCAAGCTCCGAGTCCTACATCTTTACAACAACAGCCTTACAGGAGAAATTCCAGGTGCAATTGAAAGCTCCACATCCTTGACCAGTTTATCACTTTATGGCAATTTTCTGATGGGGGAAGTTCCACCAAATCTAGGGCAATCATCACAAATGATTGTCTTGGACCTGTCGGAAAACCGTCTTTCTGGTCCTTTACCTAAGGAGATTTGCAAAGGAGGTAAATTGGTGTACTTTCttgttcttgaaaataatttctctgGAAGGTTACCTGAAAGTTACTCAAAATGTGTGTCTCTTCTTCGATTTCGAGTTAGTCATAACCATCTGGAGGGGTCCATTCCTGAAGGACTTCTAAGTCTTCCCCGTGTCTCAATCATTGACTTGGGTTACAATAATTTAGATGGTATCCTTGCTGACACAATTGGAAATGCTAGAAACTTGTCAGAACTATTCATTCAGGGCAACAGGATTTCAGGTGTTCTACCTTCTGGAATCTCTCAAGCAACCAATCTGGTGAAGATTGATCTTAGTAATAATCTACTATCTGGTCCAATACCTTCTGAAATTGGCAATTTGAGAAAGCTAAATTTGTTGCTACTACAAGGAAACATGCTCACATCTTCCATCCCAGACTCACTTTCTTTGCTAAGATCTCTCAATGTTCTTGATCTCTCGAACAACCAGCTGATTGGCAATATCCCAGAAAGCCTCTCTGAATTGTTACCCAACTCCATCAACTTTTCAAACAATTCGCTTTCTGGTCCAATTCCAATCTCGTTAATAAAAGGAGGGTTGGTAGAAAGCTTCTCTGGCAACCCAGGTCTGTGTGTGTTAGTCTATGTTAACTCCTCGGATCAAAGCTTCCCCATTTGTTCAAAAGTTCACAACCGAAAGAAAGTAAATTCTATCTGGCCAATTGGAGTTTCGGTTGCTCTCATTGTTCTTGGAGCTCTCCTTTTCCTAAAACGCAGGTTTAGTCAAGAGAGAGCTATGATAGAACATGTTGAGATGGTGTCTTCATCATTCTTCTCATATGATGTAAAAAGCTTCCATCGAATAAGTTTCAACCAACATGAGGTCATCGAAGCCATGGTGGACAAGAACATCGTGGGACAGGGAGGGTCTGGGACAGTGTATAAGATTGAGTTGAGCAGTGGAGAAGTTGTTGCAGTGAAGAGACTTTGGAGTAAAAAGACTAAAGAAACAGCTTCAGAGGATCAATTGTTCCTAGACAGGGAGCTGAAAACTGAGGTCGACACTCTTGGAAGTATAAGGCACAAAAACATAGTCAAGTTGTACTGCTATTTCTCAAGTTTGGATTGCAGTTTGCTGGTTTATGAGTATATGCCGAATGGTAATCTTTGGGATGCCCTTCACAAAGGGTGGATTCATTTGGATTGGCCTACTCGCCATCAGATTGCGCTAGGCATTGCACAGGGTTTGGCGTACCTCCACCATGATCTGCTGCCTCCTATCATTCACAGAGACATCAAGTCAACCAATATCCTTCTAGATGTCAATTACCAACCCAAGGTTGCAGATTTTGGCATAGCCAAGGTTTTACAAGCAAGAGGAGGGAAGGATTATACCACTACCGTAATTGCAGGGACTTATGGCTATCTAGCACCAG AATATGCATATTCATCTAAAGCAACAACAAAGTGTGATGTCTACAGTTTTGGAGTAGTTCTAATGGAACTGATAACTGGGAAAAAGCCAGTTGAGCTAGAGTTTGGAGAGGgcaagaatattatatattgggtCTCAAACAAAGTGGACACCAAAGAAGGAGCCATGGAGGTTTTAGACAATCGATTATCAGGGTCATTCAAGGACGAGATGATCCAAGTTCTTCGTATTGCCATTCGTTGTACCTACAAGGCCCCAGCACTTCGCCCAACCATGAAAGAGGTGGTTCAACTGCTGATTGAGGCTGACCCTTGTGGATTCAATTCTTGCAAACCCTCAAATAAGACCAAAGACGCATCAAATGTCACCAAAATAAAGAACCCATTTGAGTTATGA